The sequence AGGGCGCGAACGTCACCTACATCGACCCGAACTCCTCGCAGATCGGCCACAAGGAGAGCATGAAGGACACCGCCCGGGTGCTCGGCCGCATGTACGACGCCATCGAGTACCGCGGCTTCAAGCAGGAGATTGTCGAGGAGTTGGCCAAGTATGCCGGCGTGCCGGTGTTCAACGGCCTGACCGACGAATACCACCCGACCCAGATGCTCGCCGACGTACTGACCATGCGCGAGCACAGCGACAAGCCGCTGCACGACATCGCCTACGCCTACCTGGGTGACGCCCGCAACAACATGGGCAACTCGCTGCTGCTGGTCGGCGCCAAGCTAGGCATGGACGTGCGCATCGCCGCACCGAAGGCCCTGTGGCCACACGATGACTTCGTCGCCCAGTGCAAGAAATTCGCCGAGGAAAGCGGCGCGCGAATCACCCTCACCGAAGATGCCAAGGCTGCAGTGAAAGGCGTGGACTTCGTCCACACCGACGTCTGGGTATCCATGGGCGAACCGGTGGAAGCCTGGGGCGAGCGCATCAAGGAGCTGCTGCCCTACCAGGTCAACCTCGACATCATGAAGGCCGCCGGCAACCCGCGCGTGAAGTTCATGCACTGCCTGCCCGCCTTCCACAACAGCGAAACCAAGGTCGGCAAGCAGATCGCCGAGCAGTATCCGAACCTGAAGAACGGCATCGAGGTCACCGAGGACGTCTTCGAATCCCCCTACAACATCGCCTTCGAGCAAGCGGAAAACCGCATGCACACCATCAAGGCGATCCTCGTCTCCACCCTGGCCGACGTCTGATCCGGCTTTCCTCCCGGGGCATCGCCCCGGGAGGCGTGGAAATCCTTTCTTGAGGGAGATGAATTATGCGAATCGTCGTCGCATTGGGCGGTAACGCCCTGCTGCGTCGTGGCGAGCCCATGACCGCGGAAAACCAACGCGAAAACGTGCGGATCGCCGCCGAACAGATATCGAAAGTGGCACCCGGCAACGAGCTGGTGATCGCCCACGGCAACGGCCCGCAGGTCGGCCTACTGGCCCTCCAGGGCGCCGCCTACGAAAAGGTCCCGACTTACCCGCTGGACGTTCTCGGCGCCGAGACCGAAGGCATGATCGGCTACATGATCGAACAGGAAATGGGCAACCTGCTGCCCTTCGAACAGCCCTTCGCCACCATCCTTACCCAGGTCGAAGTGGACGCCAAGGACCCGGCCTTCCAGCACCCGACCAAGCCGATCGGCCCGGTCTACTCGAAAGCGGAAGCCGAAGCCCTGGCCAAGGAAAAGGGCTGGAGCATCGCCCCGGACGGCGACAAGTTCCGCCGCGTAGTGGCTAGCCCCCGTCCGAAGCGCATCTTCGAGATCCGCCCGGTGAAATGGCTGCTGGAGAAAGGCACCATCGTCATCTGCGCCGGCGGTGGTGGCATCCCGACCATGTATGACGAGTCCGGCAAGAAGCTCTCCGGCGTCGAAGCGGTGATCGACAAGGATCTGTGTTCCTCGCTGCTGGCCCAGGAACTGGATGCCGATGTGCTGATCATCGCCACCGATGTGGATGCGGCCTACGTCGACTGGGGCAAACCGACCCAGAAAGCTATCGCCCAGGCCCACCCGGACGAACTGGTACGCCTTGGCTTCGCCGCCGGCTCCATGGGTCCGAAGGTCCAGGCCGCGATGGAATTCGCCATTGCCACCGGCAAGGATGCGGTGATCGGCTCCCTGGAAAACATCGTGGCGATCACCCAGGGCAAATCCGGCACTCGCGTCAGCACCAAGAAACCCGGTATCGAATACCGCTGATTCTCCCCCGGCAGTTCTCTGCCCCCCGGAAGCCGTCTGGCTTCCGGGCTCCCCTCCCGCCTCCCTCCTCACATGCAGGTTCGTCGCCTTTCGCCGGCAATCCCTGGCCAAAGGCGTGACTCGGCAGTCATCATTCACGTCACCTTAAGCATTCCAAATCACAGTGCCGCCAAAGGGCTCCAGCCCTGGCCCGCGATGCCGCCGCCCAGCCTTGCGCACAGCGCCCGCCGCGTCATCGAGGTCCCGCACAGGACGGACTTAATGAAGGAGTTCCCGAGTGATGTCTCGACTACCGGTCATCGTTGGTTTTGGTGGCTATAACGCCGCGGGTCGCAGTTCGTTCCACCACGCCTTCCGCCGTACCGTCCTCGAATCGCTGGACGCCGCCGCGCGCCAGCAGACCCTCGCCGGTCTGGCGGTGATGATGAAACTGGTCAAGTTCGAGGGCGGTCACTACCGCGACATCGCCGACGGCAGCAACCTCGACCTGGCCGCCATCGAGCAGCGCCACGGTGCGCAGATCCTCGCCTCCACCCTGATACGTCGCATCGAGAAGCAATACTTCGATGTCGACGCCGCGCACTGGCACAAGAGCCTGACCGTCGAGGCCGACGCCGCCGCGCCGCTGAGCTTCACCACCGCGCGCAAGCAACTGCCCGAGCCGCTGCCGGCCAATTGGTCGGTGGAGGAACTGGCCGACAACCAGGTCCGCGTGACCCTGCACGACAGCTGCGAATTCAAGGTCGACAGCTACCGCGAGATGCCGGTGAAGTCCGCCGGCCAACTGCCCACCGGCTTCGAGCCGGGCGAGCTGTACGCTTCGCGCTTCCACCCGCGTGGCCTGCAGATGGCCGTGGTCGGCGCCACCGATGCGATCCGCTCGATCGGCATCGACTGGAAGCGCATCGTCGACCGCGTACAGCCCGACGAGATCGCGGTGTTCTCCAGCAGCATCATGAGCCAGCTCGACGAGAACGGCTTCGGCGGCCTGCTGCAGTCGCGCCTGAAGGGCCACCGCGTCAGCGCCAAGCAGCTGCCGCTGGGCTTCAACAGCATGCCCACCGACTTCATCAATGCCTACGTACTGGGCAGTGTCGGTCTGACCGGCAGCGTCACCGGCGCCTGCGCGA is a genomic window of Pseudomonas knackmussii B13 containing:
- a CDS encoding ornithine carbamoyltransferase, producing the protein MAFNMHNRNLLSLMHHSTRELRYLLDLSRDLKRAKYTGTEQQHLKRKNIALIFEKTSTRTRCAFEVAAYDQGANVTYIDPNSSQIGHKESMKDTARVLGRMYDAIEYRGFKQEIVEELAKYAGVPVFNGLTDEYHPTQMLADVLTMREHSDKPLHDIAYAYLGDARNNMGNSLLLVGAKLGMDVRIAAPKALWPHDDFVAQCKKFAEESGARITLTEDAKAAVKGVDFVHTDVWVSMGEPVEAWGERIKELLPYQVNLDIMKAAGNPRVKFMHCLPAFHNSETKVGKQIAEQYPNLKNGIEVTEDVFESPYNIAFEQAENRMHTIKAILVSTLADV
- the arcC gene encoding carbamate kinase, whose translation is MRIVVALGGNALLRRGEPMTAENQRENVRIAAEQISKVAPGNELVIAHGNGPQVGLLALQGAAYEKVPTYPLDVLGAETEGMIGYMIEQEMGNLLPFEQPFATILTQVEVDAKDPAFQHPTKPIGPVYSKAEAEALAKEKGWSIAPDGDKFRRVVASPRPKRIFEIRPVKWLLEKGTIVICAGGGGIPTMYDESGKKLSGVEAVIDKDLCSSLLAQELDADVLIIATDVDAAYVDWGKPTQKAIAQAHPDELVRLGFAAGSMGPKVQAAMEFAIATGKDAVIGSLENIVAITQGKSGTRVSTKKPGIEYR